One uncultured Gellertiella sp. genomic window carries:
- a CDS encoding virulence factor → MADRIIVLWRDIPAQVIIKRGRTSAKRELSLRFTEAIDMCAMRTGAAETDDYLAEWRKADPVAVSDDLEAEADRAVAEIEAAYDRDRLVALVKAGGREQQ, encoded by the coding sequence ATGGCGGACAGAATTATCGTTTTGTGGCGGGATATCCCGGCCCAGGTGATCATCAAGCGCGGTCGCACATCGGCCAAGCGCGAGCTGTCGCTGCGCTTCACCGAAGCCATCGACATGTGCGCCATGCGCACCGGTGCCGCCGAAACCGACGATTACCTCGCCGAATGGCGCAAGGCCGATCCGGTTGCCGTTTCCGACGACCTGGAAGCGGAAGCCGACCGGGCCGTCGCCGAAATCGAAGCCGCCTATGACCGCGACCGCCTGGTGGCGCTGGTCAAGGCCGGCGGACGCGAACAGCAGTAA
- a CDS encoding methylenetetrahydrofolate reductase: MAKIPASIEVAPKQALESADLPGLFPAGSRVYITDIGTDTTDTLVAAARRVHDLGYTPVPHFASRRLTTKAALETRVKRTVAEAGVTDVLIIGGGLEKQAGDFGSSMEVLETGFFDKNGILDIAVAGHPEGSPDFSEAVAIEALKMKQAFGERSDARLRVVTQFGFDAAKFIKWADGLKAYGVDLPVHLGVAGPAKITTLIKYAAMCGVGNSISFLKKNAMSLTALATGHNPEEIVGPLERHFQANPDSAIKQIHIFPFGGLKKSSEWLVERGSWDKNAAQPSAMAASH, translated from the coding sequence ATGGCAAAGATTCCCGCATCCATCGAAGTTGCGCCCAAGCAGGCTCTCGAATCCGCCGACCTGCCCGGCCTCTTCCCGGCTGGCAGCCGCGTCTACATCACCGATATCGGCACCGACACCACCGATACGCTGGTGGCAGCCGCCCGCCGCGTGCATGACCTCGGCTATACCCCGGTGCCGCATTTCGCCTCGCGCCGCCTGACCACCAAAGCCGCGCTCGAAACCCGCGTCAAGCGCACCGTCGCCGAAGCTGGCGTCACCGATGTACTGATCATCGGCGGCGGCCTAGAAAAGCAGGCCGGCGACTTCGGCTCCTCCATGGAAGTGCTGGAAACCGGCTTCTTCGACAAGAACGGCATTCTCGACATCGCGGTCGCCGGTCATCCCGAAGGCAGCCCGGATTTCTCCGAGGCCGTCGCCATCGAAGCCCTGAAGATGAAGCAGGCCTTCGGCGAGCGCAGCGATGCGCGCCTGCGGGTTGTCACCCAGTTCGGCTTCGACGCCGCCAAATTCATCAAGTGGGCCGACGGGCTGAAGGCCTATGGCGTCGATCTGCCGGTGCATCTCGGCGTTGCGGGTCCGGCCAAGATCACCACGCTGATCAAATATGCGGCCATGTGCGGCGTCGGCAATTCCATCTCCTTCCTGAAGAAGAACGCGATGTCGCTGACGGCGCTGGCGACCGGCCACAATCCGGAAGAAATCGTTGGCCCGCTGGAGCGCCATTTCCAGGCCAATCCCGACAGCGCCATCAAGCAAATTCACATTTTCCCGTTTGGCGGCCTGAAAAAATCCTCCGAATGGCTTGTGGAACGCGGCTCGTGGGATAAGAACGCAGCACAGCCCTCCGCAATGGCAGCCTCACACTAA
- a CDS encoding methyltetrahydrofolate cobalamin methyltransferase, with protein MTRTIVASATREVIIGFDQPFCVIGERINPTGRKKLAAEMIEGNFDTVIKDALEQVAAGATMLDVNAGVTSVNPNETEPALLVRTMEIVQGLVDVPLSIDSSVTAAIEAALKVAKGRPLVNSVTGEEEKLEAILPLCAKYNVPVVAISNDETGISMDPDVRFAVAKKIVERAADYGIKPYDIVVDPLVMPIGALGDAGRQVFALLRRLREELKVNTTCGLSNISFGLPHRHGINAGFIPMVIGAGMTSAIMNPCRPQEMEAVRAANVLNGTDANCGTWIMTYRDHKPGEAGQPVVAAPAGGASAGRRGGRAARGGTGKSE; from the coding sequence ATGACGCGCACAATCGTTGCATCCGCCACCCGCGAAGTCATCATCGGCTTCGACCAGCCCTTCTGCGTGATCGGGGAACGCATCAACCCGACCGGCCGCAAGAAACTTGCCGCCGAAATGATCGAAGGCAATTTCGATACCGTCATCAAGGACGCCCTCGAGCAGGTCGCCGCTGGCGCCACCATGCTTGACGTCAATGCCGGCGTGACCTCGGTCAACCCGAACGAAACCGAGCCGGCCCTGCTGGTGCGCACCATGGAAATCGTCCAGGGTCTGGTCGACGTGCCGCTGTCCATCGACAGTTCGGTCACGGCTGCCATCGAAGCCGCGCTGAAGGTTGCCAAGGGCCGTCCGCTGGTCAATTCGGTGACCGGCGAGGAAGAAAAGCTCGAAGCCATCCTGCCGCTCTGCGCCAAGTACAATGTCCCCGTGGTCGCCATCTCGAACGACGAGACCGGCATTTCCATGGACCCGGACGTCCGCTTCGCCGTTGCCAAGAAGATCGTCGAGCGCGCTGCCGATTACGGCATCAAGCCCTATGACATCGTCGTCGACCCGCTGGTCATGCCGATTGGCGCTCTCGGCGATGCCGGCCGCCAGGTTTTCGCGCTGCTGCGCCGCCTGCGCGAGGAGCTGAAGGTCAACACCACCTGCGGCCTGTCGAACATCTCCTTCGGCCTGCCGCACCGCCACGGCATCAACGCCGGCTTCATCCCGATGGTGATCGGTGCCGGCATGACCTCGGCGATCATGAACCCCTGCCGTCCGCAGGAAATGGAAGCGGTCCGCGCCGCCAACGTGCTGAACGGCACCGACGCCAACTGCGGCACCTGGATCATGACCTACCGTGACCACAAGCCCGGCGAAGCCGGCCAGCCGGTGGTAGCAGCCCCCGCAGGCGGCGCCTCTGCCGGCCGTCGTGGCGGCCGCGCTGCCCGTGGCGGCACCGGCAAGTCCGAGTAA
- a CDS encoding ASKHA domain-containing protein, protein MEKQMTDTATKDALVLFMPSGKRGRFPVGTPVLDAARQLGVYVESVCGGRATCGRCQVTVQEGNFAKHQIVSSNDHISPVGPKEERYDRVRGLPEGRRLSCSAQILGDLVVDVPQDTVVNAQVVRKAASDRVIQRNAAVQLCYVEVEQPDMHKPLGDLDRLKAELEKDWGWKDLLIAPHLIPEVQHILRKGEWGVTAAIHRDMDSSRPFIVGLWPGLKNEAYGIACDIGSTTIAMHLVSLLSGRIVGSSGTSNPQIRFGEDLMSRVSYVMMNPDGRGAMTKAVRDAVNDLIGKVCEEGGVNRADILDSVFVANPIMHHLFLGIDPTELGQAPFALAVSGALQYWAHEIDIDINRGARLYMLPCIAGHVGADAAGATLSEGPYRQDKMMLLVDVGTNAEIILGNDKRVVAASSPTGPAFEGAEISSGQRAAPGAIERIRIDPVTLEPRFRVIGVEQWSDEPGFEEAAGVVGVTGICGSAIIEVVAEMYLSGIISEDGVVDGTLAEKSHRIITNGRTFSYLLRDGEPRITVTQNDVRAIQLAKSALYAGIKLLMEKQGVDHVDTIRFAGAFGSFIDPKYAMVLGLIPDCDLDQVKAVGNAAGTGALMALLNRDHRREIEHTVTKIEKIETALESKFQEHFVNAMALPNKVDSFPNLSKVLTLPERRISTEDAANEAAGGRRRRRPRD, encoded by the coding sequence ATGGAAAAGCAGATGACCGATACCGCCACCAAAGACGCTCTCGTTCTGTTCATGCCTTCGGGCAAACGTGGCCGTTTCCCCGTGGGAACGCCTGTTCTTGACGCTGCCCGCCAGCTGGGCGTCTATGTGGAAAGCGTCTGCGGTGGCCGCGCCACCTGCGGCCGTTGCCAGGTTACCGTGCAGGAGGGCAATTTTGCCAAGCACCAGATCGTCTCCTCCAACGATCACATCTCTCCCGTCGGCCCGAAGGAAGAGCGCTATGACCGGGTGCGTGGCCTGCCGGAAGGCCGTCGCCTCTCCTGCTCGGCCCAGATCCTCGGCGATCTCGTCGTCGACGTGCCGCAGGATACGGTCGTCAATGCCCAGGTCGTCCGCAAGGCCGCCTCCGACCGCGTCATCCAGCGCAATGCCGCCGTGCAACTCTGCTATGTCGAGGTCGAGCAGCCCGACATGCACAAGCCGCTCGGCGATCTCGACCGGCTGAAGGCCGAGCTCGAGAAGGACTGGGGCTGGAAGGACCTGCTGATCGCGCCGCACCTGATCCCCGAGGTCCAGCATATCCTGCGCAAGGGCGAATGGGGCGTCACCGCCGCGATCCACCGCGACATGGACAGTTCCCGCCCCTTCATCGTCGGCCTGTGGCCGGGCCTGAAGAACGAGGCCTACGGCATTGCCTGCGACATCGGCTCGACCACCATTGCCATGCATCTGGTGTCGCTGCTGTCGGGCCGCATCGTCGGCTCCTCCGGCACCTCCAACCCGCAGATCCGCTTCGGCGAAGACCTGATGAGCCGCGTGTCCTACGTGATGATGAATCCCGATGGTCGCGGGGCGATGACCAAGGCCGTGCGCGATGCGGTCAATGACCTGATCGGCAAGGTCTGCGAGGAAGGCGGCGTCAACCGCGCCGACATTCTCGATTCGGTCTTCGTCGCCAATCCGATCATGCATCACCTGTTCCTCGGCATCGATCCGACCGAACTTGGCCAGGCCCCCTTCGCGCTGGCCGTTTCCGGCGCGCTGCAATACTGGGCGCATGAGATCGATATCGACATCAACCGCGGCGCACGGCTCTACATGCTGCCCTGCATCGCCGGGCATGTGGGTGCCGATGCGGCGGGGGCGACCCTGTCGGAAGGCCCCTATCGCCAGGACAAGATGATGCTGCTGGTCGATGTCGGCACCAATGCGGAAATCATCCTCGGCAATGACAAGCGCGTGGTTGCCGCCTCCTCGCCAACAGGACCGGCCTTCGAAGGAGCGGAAATCTCTTCCGGCCAGCGCGCCGCACCGGGGGCCATCGAGCGCATCCGCATCGACCCCGTGACGCTCGAGCCGCGCTTCCGCGTCATCGGCGTCGAACAGTGGTCGGACGAGCCGGGCTTCGAGGAAGCCGCAGGCGTGGTCGGCGTTACCGGCATCTGCGGCTCGGCGATCATCGAGGTGGTGGCCGAAATGTATCTCTCCGGCATCATTTCCGAAGACGGTGTCGTCGACGGGACGCTTGCCGAAAAGAGCCACCGGATCATCACCAATGGCCGCACCTTCTCCTATCTGCTGCGCGATGGCGAACCGCGCATCACCGTCACCCAGAACGACGTGCGGGCGATCCAGCTGGCAAAGTCGGCACTCTATGCCGGCATCAAGCTGCTGATGGAAAAGCAGGGCGTCGACCATGTCGACACCATCCGCTTTGCCGGTGCCTTCGGCTCCTTCATCGATCCGAAATACGCGATGGTGCTGGGCCTGATCCCCGATTGCGACCTCGACCAGGTGAAGGCCGTCGGCAATGCTGCCGGAACCGGTGCCCTGATGGCGCTGCTCAACCGCGACCACCGCCGCGAAATCGAGCACACCGTCACGAAGATCGAGAAGATCGAGACCGCGCTGGAATCGAAATTCCAGGAGCATTTCGTCAATGCCATGGCATTGCCGAACAAGGTCGACAGCTTCCCGAACCTGTCGAAGGTCCTCACCCTCCCCGAACGCCGCATCAGCACCGAAGACGCCGCCAACGAAGCCGCCGGCGGCCGCCGCCGCCGCCGTCCCCGGGACTAG
- a CDS encoding IS630 family transposase (programmed frameshift), which yields MVKPLSLDLRARVADALTGGMTVRAAAERFGISVASAVRIGQLSRSGKGLLPSKIGGHVKPILSGDLAEKVRQRLAAKSDWTVRALAADLQSFGIHVSHDTVWRFLRSQGNTFKKTLVASEQDRPKVARFRARWKAHQHRIDPERLVFIDETWVKTNMTRTCGWCPRGQPLIAKVPHGHWKTLTFLAGLRRNGIVAPFVLDGPINSIAFTAWVQQCLVPVLKAGDIVVLDNLGSHKCKAASEAVRAQGARMFFLPPYSPDLNPIEMMFSKLKTLVRKAEERTIETTWRRIGELLKEFTPEECSRYITHAGYASI from the exons ATGGTGAAGCCTCTTTCTCTTGATTTGCGGGCCCGGGTGGCGGATGCGTTGACGGGTGGCATGACTGTTCGCGCGGCGGCGGAACGGTTTGGAATATCGGTCGCCTCGGCGGTTCGGATCGGTCAGCTTTCGCGCTCGGGCAAAGGGCTGCTGCCATCGAAAATTGGCGGCCATGTCAAGCCCATTCTGAGCGGTGACCTGGCAGAGAAGGTGCGCCAGCGGCTGGCCGCAAAGTCTGACTGGACGGTCAGAGCCCTTGCCGCCGATCTTCAGTCGTTTGGCATCCATGTATCACACGATACGGTGTGGCGGTTCCTGCGCAGCCAGGGAAATACCTTT AAAAAAACGCTGGTAGCCAGTGAGCAGGACAGGCCGAAAGTGGCAAGGTTCAGAGCGCGTTGGAAGGCCCATCAGCACCGGATTGATCCGGAACGGCTTGTTTTCATTGATGAGACCTGGGTCAAGACCAACATGACGCGGACCTGCGGCTGGTGCCCGCGCGGTCAGCCCCTGATCGCGAAGGTGCCGCATGGCCACTGGAAAACACTGACCTTTTTGGCCGGGCTGCGGCGCAACGGCATCGTTGCGCCTTTCGTGCTCGACGGCCCCATCAACAGTATCGCCTTTACAGCATGGGTTCAGCAATGTCTTGTCCCCGTGCTGAAAGCCGGTGACATTGTCGTCCTCGACAACCTGGGCAGCCACAAATGCAAGGCCGCCAGCGAGGCGGTGCGGGCACAAGGGGCTCGCATGTTCTTTCTGCCGCCCTATTCACCAGACCTCAATCCAATCGAAATGATGTTCTCAAAGCTGAAAACGCTCGTCCGCAAAGCCGAGGAGCGAACCATTGAAACGACTTGGCGTCGCATCGGAGAACTCCTCAAAGAATTTACCCCTGAAGAATGCTCGCGATACATCACGCATGCAGGATATGCTTCTATCTAA
- a CDS encoding Fic/DOC family N-terminal domain-containing protein, with translation MVLRPELDLTEAVDYHYNEFPPKHVDAARLIAAVGSASAALARYDQMLKGMHNSEILLAPLRNQEAVVSSRMEGTVSTLDEVLRYEAEQQENGGEGTGQHRNETVEVFLYGRALLTAQQNIERGAPLSSFLIRSAHETLMSFGRGAHLSPGMFKTEQNYLADRLHRKVRYIPIRPELLQDGMDRLFAFIEDPNWQILMRTAIAHLEFEALHPFKDGNGRIGRMLITLMLWKYGAISAPHFYVSSYFEDRRDEYIDRMRDVSKSGAWTDWILFFLEGLEAQARKNLAAAERIRGLYEELKREFPQILTSQWSTAALDYLFARPVFRNNDFTQKSGIPETSAHRFTRILSERGLIRMLEPASGRRPALYSFEPLLQIVRE, from the coding sequence ATGGTGTTGCGACCCGAACTCGATCTGACCGAAGCGGTCGACTACCACTATAACGAATTTCCGCCGAAGCATGTTGATGCAGCGCGCCTGATCGCGGCTGTCGGCTCGGCGTCGGCAGCGCTGGCGCGATATGATCAGATGCTGAAAGGCATGCATAACAGCGAAATCCTTCTTGCACCCCTTCGCAATCAGGAAGCCGTGGTGTCCTCCCGCATGGAGGGCACAGTGAGCACCCTTGATGAAGTACTCAGATATGAGGCCGAGCAGCAGGAAAATGGCGGCGAGGGAACCGGCCAGCATCGCAACGAGACCGTGGAAGTGTTTCTGTATGGCCGTGCGCTGCTGACTGCACAGCAAAACATCGAACGCGGCGCACCGCTCTCAAGCTTTCTGATCAGAAGCGCCCATGAAACACTGATGAGTTTCGGTCGAGGTGCCCATTTGTCGCCCGGCATGTTTAAGACCGAACAGAATTACCTGGCGGATCGGCTTCACCGGAAAGTTCGGTATATTCCAATCCGGCCTGAACTTCTCCAGGACGGAATGGATCGACTCTTTGCATTCATCGAAGATCCCAATTGGCAGATCCTGATGAGGACAGCAATTGCCCACCTGGAATTCGAAGCGCTCCATCCGTTCAAGGATGGAAATGGCCGTATTGGCCGCATGTTGATTACATTGATGCTGTGGAAATATGGAGCGATATCCGCACCGCACTTTTACGTCAGCAGCTATTTCGAGGATCGTCGGGACGAATATATCGACCGAATGCGAGACGTCTCAAAGTCGGGTGCATGGACAGACTGGATTCTGTTTTTCCTGGAAGGACTGGAAGCACAGGCGCGAAAAAATCTGGCGGCAGCCGAGCGCATACGCGGTCTCTATGAAGAATTGAAGCGGGAATTTCCCCAGATACTGACATCGCAGTGGAGCACCGCAGCTCTGGATTACCTGTTCGCGCGGCCCGTGTTTCGCAACAACGATTTTACCCAGAAATCCGGCATTCCGGAAACATCGGCCCACCGGTTTACCCGCATTCTGTCCGAGCGTGGCCTGATCCGCATGCTGGAGCCCGCATCAGGTCGCCGCCCCGCCCTCTACAGCTTCGAACCGCTCCTGCAGATCGTTCGCGAATAA
- a CDS encoding LysR substrate-binding domain-containing protein, producing the protein MTVSFRQPLPLLDLDVLRTFVAIAETGNFSTAAEVVFRTPSAVSMQVKKMEEQLGTVLFLRDARSVSLTEGGETLLGYARRMIALSNEAVSRFIMPDMRGVVRLGAPEDIGGRLLPAVLKRFADTHPGIMVDVTIDMSSSLLNRVEEQRLDLALINCSKAAHQDRGELVLRDRLVWAGAKCGTAHRKEPLPISIWEDGCIWRAEALQALEKQKRPYRIAYLSGHTMAQRAAVISDLAIAPLPRSNLTEEMKALGEKDGLPELGVFDIRLITSAARTTGLAAAVADSIRHFFADIPKAA; encoded by the coding sequence ATGACCGTGTCCTTCCGCCAGCCCCTGCCGTTGCTGGATCTCGATGTCCTGCGCACCTTCGTGGCGATTGCCGAGACCGGCAATTTCTCGACGGCGGCGGAGGTGGTGTTTCGCACGCCCTCTGCGGTCTCGATGCAGGTGAAGAAGATGGAAGAGCAGCTCGGCACGGTGCTGTTCCTGCGCGATGCCCGGTCGGTCAGCCTGACGGAAGGCGGCGAGACGCTGCTCGGCTATGCCCGGCGGATGATCGCGCTGTCGAACGAGGCGGTCTCCCGCTTCATCATGCCCGACATGCGCGGCGTGGTGCGGCTGGGGGCACCGGAAGATATCGGCGGGCGGCTGCTGCCTGCGGTGCTGAAGCGCTTTGCCGACACCCATCCCGGCATCATGGTCGATGTCACCATCGACATGAGTTCCAGTCTCTTGAACCGGGTGGAGGAGCAGCGGCTGGATCTGGCGCTGATCAACTGCTCGAAGGCCGCGCACCAGGACCGCGGCGAACTGGTGCTGCGCGACCGGCTGGTCTGGGCAGGGGCCAAATGCGGCACCGCGCATCGCAAGGAGCCGCTGCCGATCTCGATCTGGGAAGATGGCTGCATCTGGCGCGCCGAAGCGCTGCAGGCGCTGGAAAAACAGAAGCGGCCCTACCGCATCGCCTATCTCAGCGGCCACACCATGGCCCAGCGCGCCGCCGTCATCTCCGATCTCGCGATTGCCCCGCTGCCGCGCTCGAACCTGACGGAGGAAATGAAGGCGCTCGGTGAAAAGGATGGTCTGCCCGAACTCGGCGTCTTCGACATCCGCCTGATCACCTCCGCCGCCCGCACCACCGGCCTTGCCGCAGCCGTCGCCGACAGTATCCGCCACTTCTTTGCCGATATCCCGAAGGCGGCGTGA
- a CDS encoding GlxA family transcriptional regulator: MNKSQTKKRSIVFFLVPHFSMLPFSAAIETLRIANRMLGYPAYVWRLASADGQKVASSSGISIEVNTSLADERRHLSGEGRPNMALVCSGIYVEEFQNKSVSAWLREVYNRGVSVGSLCTGAHILAQAGLLNGKRCAIHWENLPGFAEAFPQAEVYADLYEIDNNIYTCAGGTASLDMMLNLIGQDFGENLVNRVCEQALTDRVRSAHDRQRLPLRARLGVQNSKVLSIIELMESNLAEPLSLLDIADNAGLSRRQIERLFRQEMGRSPARYYLEIRLDRARHLLVQSSMPVVEVAVACGFVSASHFSKCYRELYNRSPQQERAERKTNMNTSRTGVVV; this comes from the coding sequence ATGAACAAGTCGCAGACCAAGAAACGTTCGATTGTGTTTTTCCTCGTGCCGCATTTTTCGATGCTGCCGTTTTCGGCGGCCATCGAGACCCTGCGCATCGCCAACCGGATGCTTGGCTATCCCGCCTATGTCTGGCGCCTTGCCTCGGCCGACGGGCAGAAGGTCGCTTCCTCCTCAGGCATCAGCATCGAGGTCAATACCTCGCTCGCCGACGAGCGGCGTCATCTCTCCGGCGAAGGCCGTCCGAACATGGCGCTGGTCTGCTCCGGCATCTATGTCGAGGAATTCCAGAACAAGTCGGTGAGCGCCTGGCTGCGCGAGGTCTATAACCGCGGCGTCTCCGTTGGCAGCCTGTGCACCGGTGCCCATATTCTGGCCCAGGCGGGCCTGCTGAACGGCAAGCGCTGCGCCATCCACTGGGAAAACCTGCCGGGCTTTGCCGAGGCCTTCCCGCAGGCGGAAGTCTATGCCGACCTCTACGAGATCGACAACAATATCTATACCTGCGCCGGCGGCACCGCCTCGCTGGACATGATGCTGAACCTGATCGGCCAGGATTTCGGCGAAAACCTCGTCAACCGGGTCTGCGAACAGGCGCTGACCGACCGGGTCCGCAGCGCCCATGATCGCCAGCGCCTGCCGCTGCGCGCCCGTCTCGGCGTGCAGAATTCCAAGGTCCTGTCGATCATCGAGCTGATGGAAAGCAATCTCGCCGAGCCCCTGTCGCTGCTCGACATTGCCGACAATGCCGGGCTGTCGCGCCGCCAGATCGAACGGCTGTTCCGCCAGGAAATGGGCCGGTCGCCTGCCCGCTACTACCTGGAAATCCGCCTCGACCGCGCCCGCCATCTGCTGGTGCAATCCTCCATGCCGGTGGTTGAAGTGGCGGTCGCCTGCGGCTTCGTCTCCGCCTCGCATTTCTCCAAATGCTATCGCGAGCTCTACAACCGCTCGCCCCAGCAGGAGCGCGCCGAGCGCAAGACCAACATGAACACCTCGCGCACCGGCGTCGTGGTCTGA
- a CDS encoding diguanylate cyclase, with the protein MMTDGNPTSETAPTILLVEDSRLFTSVLSFRFQNELGLNVQHCGSFAALQQQLLSGGRNFALAMVDLNLPGSPRGEVLNLTLERDIPTIVFTASFSAETRAEVMQRHVIDYVMKDNDLALEKAFGAVRQALEFRKMKALVVDRSEEGRASLKDALHRTLLAVDEAACGWDALALMEKQVYPLVVVAENVSDMIGYDLVRRIRKLHGASQMAVIGVYTEDDEFNGVNFLRAGASDAIRLPLLHDDFTCRISHHMDMLGQLRSLRATAASDYLTGLYNRRFYFAEGPKLVDRCLKRDRHACIGVLDIDHFKRLNDTYGHEIGDLVLVAVAARLKGEVEGTEHLLCRLGGEEFGILAIGLDAAGATTYFDELRHRISTVKVVADEEELSVSVSIGVAEIRGYETFDNYINAADQFLYMAKHRGRNQVYSDYLMAEEASQSRRVAS; encoded by the coding sequence ATGATGACCGATGGCAACCCGACATCTGAGACGGCCCCAACCATTCTGCTGGTTGAGGATTCACGGCTGTTTACCTCGGTTCTGTCGTTCCGGTTTCAAAATGAGCTGGGCTTGAACGTCCAGCATTGCGGTTCCTTTGCGGCCCTCCAGCAGCAATTGCTGTCCGGCGGCAGGAATTTCGCCCTCGCCATGGTGGACCTCAACCTGCCGGGTTCGCCGCGTGGCGAGGTGCTGAACCTCACCCTTGAACGGGACATCCCGACCATCGTCTTTACCGCCTCCTTCAGCGCCGAAACCCGTGCCGAAGTGATGCAGCGGCATGTCATCGACTATGTCATGAAGGACAATGACCTGGCGCTGGAAAAGGCATTTGGTGCCGTCCGCCAGGCGCTGGAGTTCCGGAAGATGAAAGCGCTGGTGGTCGACCGGAGCGAGGAGGGGCGTGCCTCCCTGAAGGACGCGTTGCATCGCACCTTGCTTGCTGTCGACGAGGCCGCCTGTGGCTGGGATGCGCTGGCCCTGATGGAGAAGCAGGTCTATCCGCTGGTGGTGGTCGCCGAGAATGTCAGTGACATGATCGGCTATGATCTGGTCCGGCGGATCCGCAAGCTGCATGGCGCAAGCCAGATGGCGGTGATCGGCGTCTATACCGAGGATGATGAATTCAACGGGGTGAATTTCCTGCGCGCCGGGGCCAGTGATGCGATCCGCCTGCCGCTGCTGCACGACGATTTCACCTGCCGCATCTCCCATCACATGGACATGCTGGGGCAGTTGCGCAGTTTGCGAGCCACGGCGGCCTCCGATTACCTCACCGGCCTCTATAACCGCCGCTTCTATTTTGCCGAGGGGCCGAAGCTGGTGGACCGCTGCCTCAAGCGGGACCGGCATGCCTGTATCGGTGTGCTCGACATCGACCACTTCAAGCGGCTGAACGACACCTATGGGCACGAAATCGGCGATCTCGTGCTGGTGGCGGTGGCGGCCAGGCTGAAGGGCGAAGTGGAGGGCACCGAGCATCTTCTCTGCCGCCTTGGGGGTGAGGAATTTGGCATCCTGGCCATCGGGCTCGATGCCGCCGGTGCGACCACCTATTTCGACGAACTCCGCCACCGGATTTCCACCGTCAAGGTGGTGGCGGACGAAGAGGAACTGTCCGTCTCCGTGTCGATCGGTGTTGCCGAGATCCGCGGCTATGAAACCTTCGACAACTATATCAATGCTGCCGACCAGTTCCTCTACATGGCCAAGCATCGCGGGCGCAATCAGGTCTATTCGGACTATCTGATGGCCGAGGAAGCCAGCCAGTCCCGCCGCGTCGCAAGCTGA
- a CDS encoding response regulator — protein sequence MGFLGISGMQYAGATLKTARILVAEDSNVFTSMISKRLKELFDIDVLICRNFDELQHVYDKSEEPISLAISNINLPGAENGEALDYLIDLSIPTIVFTGTFQESTRAQILAKDIVDYVLKDNIFAVDMLAESVCRFLTNHRHHVLIVDDSATARALLSSRLRRYNFRVSLAENGAKALEILKANPDIGLMVTDYNMPDIDGFELTRRIRANTGSHQLRIIGVSSSSNRLLSARFLKAGGNDFMLRPFIDEEFYCRVNQNLDTLVQIRGARGS from the coding sequence ATGGGATTTCTGGGTATTTCCGGCATGCAATATGCCGGGGCAACATTGAAGACGGCACGGATACTGGTGGCAGAAGACTCCAATGTCTTTACCTCGATGATCAGCAAGCGGCTGAAAGAGCTGTTCGATATCGACGTCCTGATCTGCCGGAATTTTGACGAGCTGCAGCATGTCTATGACAAGTCGGAGGAGCCGATTTCGCTGGCGATTTCGAATATCAACCTGCCGGGAGCCGAAAATGGCGAGGCGCTTGACTATCTGATCGATCTCTCCATCCCGACCATCGTCTTTACCGGCACGTTTCAGGAAAGCACCCGGGCCCAGATTCTGGCAAAAGACATTGTCGACTATGTCCTCAAGGACAATATCTTTGCCGTCGACATGCTGGCCGAATCCGTCTGCCGCTTTCTCACCAACCATCGCCACCATGTGCTGATCGTCGATGACAGCGCCACCGCCCGCGCCCTTCTGTCGAGCCGCCTGCGCCGCTACAATTTCCGGGTCAGCCTGGCCGAAAATGGCGCAAAGGCGCTGGAGATCCTGAAAGCCAATCCCGATATCGGCCTGATGGTCACCGATTACAACATGCCCGATATCGACGGTTTCGAACTGACACGGCGTATCCGGGCCAATACCGGCTCGCATCAGCTGCGGATCATCGGCGTTTCCTCCTCCTCGAATCGCCTGCTTTCGGCACGATTCCTGAAGGCGGGGGGCAATGATTTCATGCTGCGCCCGTTCATCGACGAAGAATTTTACTGCCGCGTGAACCAGAATCTGGACACGCTGGTGCAGATTCGCGGCGCACGGGGAAGTTGA